The genomic interval GCTATGCGTCCGATCCCGCCGAAGAAGATCAACGCACCCAAGATGGCGACGCCTATTCCCACATAGAGAGTCGGAATGCCAAAGGCACTGTTGAAGGCATCGGCTATGGAATTGGACTGGACCATATTGCCGATGAAGCCCAAAGCAAGGATTATCGTTACCGAGAAGAATCCGGCCAGCCATTTGCTACCGAATCCATCCCTTATGTAGTAGGCGGGACCGCCTGTTACCTGTCCATGGTCGTCCCTGACCTTGTAGGTCTGAGCCAGAACGGCTTCTGCGAAGATCGTGCCCATACCGAAGAAAGCGGCGATCCACATCCAGAAGATGGCGCCTGGTCCACCGGCTGCTATAGCAGTAGCGGCACCGGCAAGGTTCCCCGTACCTACCTGAGCGGCGATAGCGGTAGCCAGAGACTGAAAGGACGTCATCCCCTCGGCATCGGCCTTCTCGCCGCAGAGGGTCAAACCTCCGAAGGTCTGTTTGATAACCGCACCGAACTTCCTGATCTGGACGAAACGAAGCCTCAGAGTGTAGTAGAGACCGGTACCGCAGAGGAGCACGATAAGAAGTTTACCCCAGAGAATTCCGTTGATTGCCTGCACGATGCTCATAAGCTGATCCATAGTAGAAACCTCCTCGTTCCACGAAAGAATATATTAAGTCATTTTTTGTAACCATTCAGTATCTTTTTGTTTCATTGACACTCCCCTCTCTTTTTTTACATAAAAATCATGATAGCAGAAAACGACTGAATAGCCCTCTTTTATTCGTCGTTTTCGCCTTCACTTTCTGTATTCTACACCCACTGGAATGAAAAAAGAACCGTATATTCCATCCATGAGAAAGTCTTGCTTTGGCATAATTTCATTTTTGCCGCAAAATTTAAAAGACACTGATGATTGAAGAAATTAAAGGAGCCTCATCGGCAAAAAGGGAGGATATGTTCAATTTAGTTCTCGAAGAATGAGGGTTTTGACGAACGAAAAGGACTATAGTATACTGTCACCCATAAAAAAAGGAGAGAGACCCCAAAGGGCCTCTCTCCTCTGTAACAGCTGCGATCCGCGATGTTTCTCTTGATTTGAGCTCGACGACTAGTCCTCGTCTTTGAAGACCGTCTGCTCGGAGACCTCTGTCTCCAGGGCAACGAGGGCCTTGTCCACGAGGTGACGACGAAGAGCCTTCTCGTCCTCAGGAGACATATTGGGATCTCCCAGAGGGTGAGGTATGGCGACGGTGGGAATGATCCTGTTGGCACCGACGCTGAGGGAGATCGGGACGATGGTGGCCATGTGAACCACGGGGACGTCGGCGGTCTCCTCTATAGCCTTCACGAGCGTTGCACCGCAACGCGTGCAGGTTCCTCAGGTGGAGGTCAGGATAACGGCGTCTACGCCAGCTTCCTTCAGCTTGTTCCCGATCTCTACGCCGAACTTCTTGGAGTTGGCCACGGCCGTACCGTTACCGACGGTGGTGTAGAAGAGATTGTGAAGGGAACCGATGCGTCCCTCTTTCTCCAGGTCTCTGAGGACATCCACCGGAAGGACCCTGTCGGAATCCTGGTTGGCGTAGGTCTGATCGTATCCGCCGTGAGCGGTCTGATACTCGCCCTCCTTAAGATCCATAACCCCGGCGATGTCGTACTCGCCGTAGTTCTGGGCGCTGGAGGCTGCGATGTGATCCGGGTTTCCGAAAGGAACGATACCGCCGGAGGTCACAAGAGCGATCTTGGAGTGAGCCATGTCCTTGATGGCGGGACGGGGATCCACCCTGTCGAACACAGGAAGCTTGTACTCGGTCTTGAAGGGCTCGCCCTTGAGCTTCTTGATCAGCATGTCGATGGCACGCTCGGCACCGACCTTTTCGTAGAACATGTTGATACGGACGCCCTTCTCGATGTAACCCTCTTCCTCGGGGGTCCCGATGGGCTCTCCTTTCATCTGCTTGAGCAGAAGAGCGGCCATGGCGGGCACTGCTTTGCCCATGCCGCGAGCGCTGTCGGCAGCCTCGACCACGTAGGTGCCCTTCTTGTACATCTCGGCACCGGGGTTTTCGGGATAGAGAGCGGTAACGGTGGGAATGCCCAGCTTCTCTCCGACGGCGCTACATACGGCGCCGCAGGCGGTGCCGTAACGTCCGGCGTTGAATCCCGGACCGGCGACGAACCCGTCGGCCTCGAACTTCTTGACGGTCTCGGCCACGAACTCGGAGGTCGAGTCGATGTTGTCGGCGAAGTAGTTGTCACCGCAGATTATGGTAGCGACCACTTCGGCCTCGCCCTTGAAAGCTCCTTTAAGAGCCATACCGGGACCGACTACGCCTTCGCGGACCTCCGGTTTGATGTCTGCCTTTTCCTCCCCGCCGATGCCGGCGAAGAACTGGTTGATGTAATGAACCACACGATAGGTCATTTGTTCCCCTCCTTACTCACAGGTCTACAGGGAGTACTTGGAGTACTGCTCCCGCATACCTTTAACGGCCTCGGCGAGAGCTTCTGGCTCGAGAACCATCTCCATCATACTGATCTGGTTCTCCCACTCCTCCGGGTCTGCCTCTTCGCGGATTTCCTGGTCGAATATATCGTAAACGGCAAGTCCTAACTGGACGCCAGCAAGTGGCCCTGCATAGGTCGGATCTCCGTTGCACACGGTCTCGGCATAGATCTCTGCGCCTTCCGCATCGGACGATCCCAGTACGACCACGATATCCTCGGGGTTGTACTTTTCGGCAGCGTCTTTAACACGCTGCTGGTTCTGCAGGTCCATCGCTCCGGCGGCCGTTCAGACGAAACACTCGGTCACCGAAAAAATAACCTCCGCGCCACTGTTTTTGAAGCAGGCCTCCATCGCCGGGGCGGGAACGCCATCGCGTTCGCCCAGAAGGATGAGTTTTTTTCCGGCCAACTTACCCATATCAGCAGCACCTCCTTCTATGCGTAATTATGTTTCCTCAAGTGCCTAAGGCACATGGACGTCGCTGCTGACCTCTTATATGGTGTAAGCGCCGATCTTATTGAAACCGAGCTCGTTGGTGGCTCCCAGTATAGCCTGGATCTCCACCTCGAGGCTTCCGTCCTCCTGAAGGGTTCCGAAGAAACCTCCGGCGATGACGTCGGCGACGGGAAGCTCGCCTATAACCTTCTCCATAGGAGGAAGCATGACCAGCTGATTGGCGTTGCCGGCGGTAACGCAGGCGTCGCCCTCGGGGCAGGAGTCGGCCAGAGACTGGCTGGCACCGTCGCGACCGGCATACTCGTCGGTGATGAGAACTGTCTTGATTCCGGCTCTCTCAGCCTTCCAGCAGTTCATTACCAAGTCGGCGTCGGGGTTACCGAAACCTTCCTCGGAGATGACCACTGCATCGACGCCCATCATCTTGGCCAGCTTGATCGCATAGGAAGAGCTGCGCTTCTTGTCCGCCAAGGTGACGTTCTCGTTGGTGATGATCACTCCGACGAAGTTGAAGTCCTTCCCATGGTGAGCGTAAAGATTCTTGATGACGGGATTGTTCAGGTGGACATAGGTGTTGTTCTTATCGCAGGCGGAGACGCAGTTTCCGGAGATGATCGCTCCGTCCATGACCTCGGTGGGGCTGATCATGGTGGGGATTATCTTCTTGGCGTCGACACCGTACACCCAGGTATCGTGAAGAAGGCCCTGAGTCTGAAGCATGTAGACGTAAGCGACCTTGGGAAGATCTTCATGTGCTTTCATAGACTCGGTGAAAGCGGGGAAATCATAGGTCTCCACGTTATCGGCCACCGCGTCCTTACAGCACTTGGCAAGATAATGGGCGGACTTCAGACCGACCTCGCGGCAAGCGGCCTCACGGGCATGGAGTTCGACTCCCTCGTCGGGAGTGATGACGACCACCAGGTTGTTGGTCTTGGAAAAAGGAGTGTAGTCGGCACCGGGACCGGACATGTCCACGATACCCTCCTGAGGGGCTACGAGACGACCGGTGGTCAGGACCACTGCGCCATCAAGGACGAGGGTTTTTCCCTCTCCGACAGGGTCGACGTCACCGATCCAGCCGGGGAATACCTCGTTGGTACCTTCTATCTTGCAGCGAGGCTCGATAGCGTCTTTCACAGGAAGGATACGAACGTTCTCCCCGGGATGCGCCAGATCCAAGTCGAGATCTGCGACTCCCTCGATACCGGAGAGCATATCGATCATTTCCTGCTTGTTGATGGTGAGGACACCGTCTTTAACGGAGGTCTTCTCACCGAAAACCAGCTTGTTAACCTTCACCTTATGGAGTTCGAGTTTCAAAGCGACTCCCCCCTTCTAAAAATCGACGTCGAACGAAAAGACGAACGACGCGCCTGGAGCGTCGAAACGAACGGTACCGCCCGCTCCTCCGCTCACCTTCGTCATGACGGCAAAGCGGCGAAAACGGTACCGAACACCTCGAGGAAGGAGTCCTGGTTCCCGAACCGGGAACCGGAGAGGGCGACTCAACCCCCTAGCAACAGGGAACTCCTCAAGGCATCCGAGGACCACAAGCATATAGAATTAACGCCCTTGGCCTTAGCCATGACCACATACCTCCTCGCGACACGGGGAAACTGAATCTTAAAGAAAAACCTTTCAAGAGAGATGCCTACCGAGCCACGGTCACCTCCTTTTAATGATATTACGGATATCTATCGCAGGACGCCCTCTTTGTAGAGGGTTTCTTTCATAAGATCGTAGTCCAATACGGAACAATCTCTGTACATGACTTCGGGAGTCTCATTGGGAATCAACCATCGGTCCGAGCAGGAGAGATAGACCTCTATGGCCTTCTCGACCAAAGACAACGAGGTCTCGTCGACCACAGGACGAGATTGGTCCATAGGAGCTCGGAGAAACATGGATCTAAACGGCTGATGATAAGGTCTGAAATTTCCATAGAGAGGATGATTAAGGAGGGTCCAGCCCAGGTGAATGCGATCCCTTGCGGCGACGACTACGTCATAAGCGGAGCCATCCAGGAAGATCAACTCGAGCCCCTCCTGATGAAGAGAGGAAAAAGCGGGATTATTGGTTATAAATACCATACGACAGTTCAAGAACAAACACCCCTATTTTGGAGAAGTTCGTCTCTGTCGTATGGCCCTTTTAGCCTATTCCAGAGTAACGTCCCGTCGCAATCCCTTTGCCTGAGAGTTTCGACCGTATACCGGCCTTGCACCTTCGGCGCCTCCATTCCAAGAAAGCATGGATATAGAGAGGTCTCTCTTGCGACGTTCATCCGTACACTTCAGATTGTACCGGAAAAGTACAGGCCGTCAAGGTTTTTTCTGTGAAAAAAATCTCTTTATTTTTAGGCTCGTGGAGCAAAACAAGAAAACATTAATCGGGGACGACTTCTAAAGTCGTCCCCGATTAAATTGATAAACGTTATAAATTATAGAAGCTTCTCGATCTCTGCCTTGATCTGATCGATAGTGACAGCATCTCCACTCATGCGGGCCTTCTCCTCGCCGCCATTCCAGAAGAGAAAGGCGGGAAGCCCCATAACCTTGTGGGCTATGGCCACACGGCGGTTACCCTGAATGTTGACCTTGCAAAACTTAACCTTACCGTCGAACTCCTCGGCAAGTTTTTCCACTCCGGGCATAAGGGCCAGGCAATGGGTGCACTTGGGACCCCAAAAATCCACCACTACGGGAAGATCGCTTTCCTTTACCTCGGCGTCAAAGGTATCCTTATCCAGTTCAATCACGAAGATCAGCTCCTTGTTATCGTTATGTAGGGATAGACTCCATTCCAACAACGACTATTGTACCCCAACGACAAGTTCCGTCAAGAGAAAAAGAAAATCGAAGACTTAGGGGCCCGGCATGCCGGGCCCCTAAGTTACTACAATTCGGTTATATCGTCACCATTTGAGCCCGGTTATGAAGATGTAGAGGATGGCCAGGGGGGAGACGAACTTGACGAAGATCATCCAGATGTCGAATCCGGCGAACACAGGGATCCTGCCGTTTCCAGTGACCTCGTCCTTGGCGACATCGGCTATGACCCATCCGACGAAGATGGATATGAGCATTCCGCCCAGAGGCATCATTATCTGATCCGTAAAGAAACCGGCCACGTCCATGAAGTCCTTGCCGGCTATCTTGAGACCACCGCCGAGGGATATACCGGAGGGAATCCCAAGGAGGAATATCAGAGTACCCATGGTCCAGGCAGCCTTGGCACGGCTCCAACCCTTATCTATGAAGTAGGCGCAGGCCACCTCAAGAAGAGAGATGGCGGAGGTAAGAGCCGCCACGAAGAGAAGCAGGAAGAACAGGGCGGACCATATCATCCCTCCCGGCATCTGGGCGAATATCCCAGGCAGGGTTATAAATGTGAGACCAGGTCCCGCTCCTGGCTCGACGCCGAAGGCGAAGACCGCCGGGAATATGACCAGACCGGCAAGCAAGGCGACCATCGTGTCGAGGAAACAGACCTGCGCAGCCGCTCCGGGAAGGCTGATGTCCTTCTGAAGGTAGCTGCCGTAAGTTATCATACAGCCCATTCCGAGAGAGAGGGAGAAGAACGCCTGTCCTAAGGCGGCTAGAACCGTACCGGCGGTAACCTTAGAGAAATCGGGTTTGAGGTAGAAGGAGATACCCTCTCCAGCTCCCTCAAGCGTAACCGAACGTCCGATGAGGACGATCAGAAGGATGAAAAGCCCGGGCATGAGGACCTTGCAGTAACGCTCTATCCCCTCGCCGACACCTCTGTAGACGACCCAGATGGTGACGAACATGAACAGGGCCTGATAGAGTATGACCATTATGGGGTTGGATATGAAGCCTCCGAAGGCATCTCCAGCCTGACCGGCCGCCGCTACCTCCATGAGCCCGGTAAACGAGTGGAGGATATACTTTATAGTCCATCCTCCTACGACACCGTAGTAGGAGAGGATGAGAAAGCCACAGGCTAGCCCCAACCAACCTACCGCCGGCCAGGCGCCGCCCTTTATCTTCTTGAAAGCTCCGACCGCGTTGAGCTGAGCGTTACGGCCGATGACCAACTCCGCCAACATGACGGAAAAACCGATACAGGCAACCATGGCCACGTATATTACGACGAAGGCTCCGCCGCCGTTCGTGCCAGTAACGTAAGGGAATTTCCATATGTTTCCCAGACCGACGGCGGATCCCGCCGCGGCGAGAATAAAGCCTATCTTGCTTCCCCACTGTTCTCTCTGCTGCTCTACCTGATTCGCCATAAACCCTTACCTCCTTTTAGGGTGAATAATACAGATCCCGAAAAAATACCCCTCTTACAGACCTACATCGTAACCGGCTCTCGACACCTCCTTCTCCGAGGAAATGACAAACGACGAGACATAAAGAAGACAGAGAATCAAGCAAATTATCTGAATTCGTCGTTTAGATGGATCTGACCGCATTATACACCATAGTATGCATTTTAGAACAGTGGGTTTCATCAAAAAAAAGATCTACATGTAAAATCCACGAAGAGTTGTACAATAGGGTAAGCGTCGATATAGGAAAGGGGAGAAATCCATGTGCCTTGCAGTACCGCACGTCATAATCGATTTGGCTCAGGATGGATCGGCGATGGCTAAGGCAGGAGCGATAGTCAGAGAGATCAGGACCGATCTCATAGACGAACCTACCGTAGGAGACACGGTATTGGTCCATGCTGGCTTCGCCATAGAGAAGGTATCTCCGGAGGACTCGGAGGAGCTGACGGCCATGTGGGACAAAATAAGAGAGCTCGCCGGAGAGGAAATCGATGAGTTCAGATAGAGCAAAGCTGCTGTCCTCGGCCCTGAAAAGGCTGACAAAAAGGCCGACGACCATCATGGAGGTCTGCGGAACTCACACCGTGTCGATCTTCAGACAGGGGCTGAGATCTCTTTTCCCGGAAGATCTAAAACTGATATCCGGTCCGGGCTGTCCGGTATGCGTAACACCTCAGGGGGAGATAGACGGAGCCGTCGAATTGGCCACGAGAAAAAACGTGGTAATGGCAACCTATGGGGACATGATGAGGGTTCCCGGATCGAACGGTACCTTAGGGGAGCTCAGAGGATCGGGCTCAGACGTGAGGGTGGTGCTGTCGGCCATGGAAACCCTTAGGATGGCCGAGGAGATGCCTCACAAAGAGATAGTGTTTCTAGCGGTGGGATTCGAGACCACCGCACCGGCGACGGCAGCTCTGATGATAGAAGCCCGAAAAAGGAAACTCGAGAATCTGTCGGTGCTGTGTCTGCACAAAAGAGTGCCTCCTGCACTTGAAGTGCTCTCAAAGGCCGACGGAAACCGGGTCGACGGCTTTCTATTGCCCGGCCATGTAGCGGTAATTCTAGGGCATGAACCGTTTAAATTCATCCCTGAAAAACACGGCATAGCCTGCACGGTAGCCGGCTTCGAGGCGGACGAAATAATGTTGGCCTTGGTGGACCTGCTGGAACAGATAGGCGAAAATCGTCCTTCTCTGACCTCCCGCTACGAAAAGGCGGTGAGGCCGGAGGGCAACGTCAAGGCCGTCGATCTGATGGACCGAGTATTCGACACGAGCACATCCGCGTGGAGAGGAATAGGTCCGATAGACGCATCGGGTATGTCCATAAAGGAGGAATATTCCCTCTGGGACGGATCTAGGAAATTCGACGTTGCCGTCAGGAACGTACCTGAACCGAAGGGATGCAGGTGCGGAGAGATTCTCTCGGGAACCATAACTCCCAAGGAATGCCCCCTCTTCGGAACAGGATGCACACCGGTAAACCCGATAGGCCCCTGTATGGTTTCCAGCGAGGGGACCTGTTCGGCTTGGTACAGATATGGAAGAAAGGGAGACCTCAAGTGGGAAAGCTGAACCTAGGCCAGGGAAGCGGAGGAAGGCTTACCTCCGAGCTGATAGGGAAATTCAAGGCTCAATTCGACGACGTAAACGTCCAAAGAGACCTGGAGGACTGCACCATGATCTCTCCGGAATGGGCCGTCACCATAGACGGTTTCACCGTATCACCCATGGATTTCCCTGGAGGAAATATAGGGAAATTGGCCATATGCGGCGGAACCAACGACCTGGCGGTCCGTGGGATAGAGCCTAAGTTCGTGACCCTGAGCGTCATAGCCGAGGAGGGTCTGAACGAAGAGGAACTATTGAGATACGGCAGGAGCGCCGCGTCGGTATGCCACGAGCTTGAAGTCAAACTGGCAGCGGGAGACACCAAGGTGGTTCCCAGGGGGACCGTCGACGGGCTGTTCCTAACGGTAGCTTCCATGGGGCAACCGTTAGCTAAACCACTGGGCATGGAGCGCATAAAGCCCGGCGACAGACTAGCCGTCACGACCTCCATAGGTAGACATGGAGCCACCATAGGCTCGATAAGGTTCGACCTGAACGTGGAGGGCCTCTCCAGCGACTGTGCTCCGCTTTGGCCTCTCGTAAAACCGTTGGCAGTACTTCCAGGCGTAAGAGCCATGAGAGACTGCACCAGAGGAGGACTGGGCACCACCCTGTGCGAATGGGCGGAGGGAACCGGACTGGGAATTGAGGTAGACGAATCGTCTATACCTATAGACGAAGGGGTGTCGTCGGTTTGTGACATACTCGGCTTCGATCCCCTCCACCTGGCATGCGAAGGATGCGCCCTGATAGCCTACTCACCGGACGATGAGGACCGGATAATCGAGATCCTCAGATCCCACCCCTCCGGGATCCAAGCGACCTCGATAGGAACGGTGGTCGAGGGACACCCTTCCATGGTGGGAATGAAGACAGAGGCCGGAGGTATGAGGGTCGTCGATATGCCCGTAGGCGAGCTCCTTCCCCGTATATGCTGATGGAATGAACGAAACGGAGGGCCCCGATCGGAGCCCTCCGTCAGTCCTCATATTTTTAAATTGAACCTTGAACTATCGATTCAAAGCCATTCTTCCCACTTAACCGAAACTCTTCTAATGTCCAGGGCTATCCCGGTCTCATAATCCACGTCCACCACCACGCCGTTGAGTCTCAGATCCTCCGTCGCTACCTCGAAACGAGAGGGAAGACCGGTAAGGAACTTGGGCATAACGCTCTCGATTGTCATGCCGATGGCGCTAGAGAAGGAACCAGTCATTCCCACATCGGAGATATAAGCAGTTCCCCTCGGTAAGACCTCTTCGTCGGCGGTCTGTACGTGGGTGTGGGTTCCTACCAACACGGAGACCCGTCCATCCAGGTAGGCCCCCATGACCTTTTTCTCAGAAGTGGCCTCGGCGTGAAGATCCACGAAGACGGGAATTCCGTCCACATCGCTCAGGAGCTCGTCGACCTTCCTGAAAGGACAGTCTATAGGAGGCATAAAGACCCTCCCCTGAAGGTTGATAACCCCCAGAGATAGACCTCCCTTCCGTAAGACCATAACCCCGCTGCCGGGACATCCGGGAGGATAGTTCGCCGGACGGACGACCCGAGACTCCTCGTCCAACAACGGAATAAATTCCTTCTTGTCCCAAATGTGATTCCCCGAGGTAAGACCGTCGATCCCCATATCGAAGAGCTCCTCCGCGACCTTAGCGGTGAGCCCCCTTCCGGCCGCGGCGTTTTCGCCGTTGGCCAGGACAAAATCGAAGGGGCCTTCCTTCGCTCGAAGGTAAGGGAGGGACTCGGATACCATCCTACGACCCGGCTTACCCACCATATCGCCTATGAAGAGAATTCTCATCTACTTGGCGTACTCCACCGACCGGAACTCCTTGATAGCCGTTACCTTTATCTGTCCCGGATACTTCATCTCTTCCTCTATTTTCTTGGCTATGTCGAAAGCCAGTTTGGCTATGACGCCCTCGTCCGACACGTTGGGAGCCACCATTACCCTGACCTCCCTGCCAGCCTGAATAGCGAAGGCCTTGCTCACTCCCTTGAATGACTTCGCCAAGGTCTCAAGCTTCTCCAGCCGCTTGACGTAGGCGTCCAGACTCTCTCTACGGGCGCCGGGCCTGGCTGCACTGATGGCATCGGCAGCCGCCACTATGACGTCGTAGATCGACTGGACCTCCATGTCCTCGTGATGGGATCCTATAGCGTTTATTATCTCCGGAGATTCATTGTACCTCTTCGCCAGATCGGCTCCTATTACGGCATGAGGGCCCTCTATCTTGTGGTCAACGGCCTTACCGATATCGTGAAGCAGACCGGCCCTCCGGGCCAGCTCCTCGTCTGCACCCAGTTCAGCCGCTATGATACCGGATATATGGGCAACCTCCATACTGTGTCGAAGTGCGTTCTGACCGTAGCTGTAGCGATATCGAAGAGACCCTATCAGCCTGATTAGATCGGTGTGCATATGTTTGACGCCCAGATCCAGCAGACACTGGTCCCCGGCCTCCATGATGGACTCCTCCACCTCTTCGGTCGCCTTCTGAATGAGCTCCTCGATACGAGCGGGATGTATCCTGCCGTCGGTGACCAACCTCTCCAAAGCGAGCCTGGCGATCTCCCGCCGGACCGGATCGAAACAGCTTATGGTAACCGCCTCCGGGGTATCGTCCACTATGAGATCGACTCCCGTCTCGGTCTCGAAGGCCCTTATATTTCTGCCCTCTCTGCCGATTATACGCCCCTTCATCTCGTCGGAGGGAAGGTTTACCACGCTGACCGACACATCTGAGGAATACTCCACCGCACAGCGTTGAATCGCCGTGACTACAACCTCCCTGGCCTTTCGGGAAGCCTCTCTGCGGGCCTTCTCCTCGAGATCCTTGATCAGAAGACCTAGAGAGTGTTGAGCCTTCTCCTCTACGTCCCTCATCAGAATATCCCTGGCTTCGTCTCTGTTGAGCTGAGCGACTTCCTCCAGCTTGACCAGCTGATCCTGCTTGAGACTCTCTATATCCTGAAGTCTCTTCTCCACCGAATCGAG from Dethiosulfovibrio russensis carries:
- a CDS encoding sodium-dependent transporter gives rise to the protein MANQVEQQREQWGSKIGFILAAAGSAVGLGNIWKFPYVTGTNGGGAFVVIYVAMVACIGFSVMLAELVIGRNAQLNAVGAFKKIKGGAWPAVGWLGLACGFLILSYYGVVGGWTIKYILHSFTGLMEVAAAGQAGDAFGGFISNPIMVILYQALFMFVTIWVVYRGVGEGIERYCKVLMPGLFILLIVLIGRSVTLEGAGEGISFYLKPDFSKVTAGTVLAALGQAFFSLSLGMGCMITYGSYLQKDISLPGAAAQVCFLDTMVALLAGLVIFPAVFAFGVEPGAGPGLTFITLPGIFAQMPGGMIWSALFFLLLFVAALTSAISLLEVACAYFIDKGWSRAKAAWTMGTLIFLLGIPSGISLGGGLKIAGKDFMDVAGFFTDQIMMPLGGMLISIFVGWVIADVAKDEVTGNGRIPVFAGFDIWMIFVKFVSPLAILYIFITGLKW
- a CDS encoding HypC/HybG/HupF family hydrogenase formation chaperone, which codes for MCLAVPHVIIDLAQDGSAMAKAGAIVREIRTDLIDEPTVGDTVLVHAGFAIEKVSPEDSEELTAMWDKIRELAGEEIDEFR
- the grdB gene encoding glycine reductase complex selenoprotein B; the encoded protein is MTYRVVHYINQFFAGIGGEEKADIKPEVREGVVGPGMALKGAFKGEAEVVATIICGDNYFADNIDSTSEFVAETVKKFEADGFVAGPGFNAGRYGTACGAVCSAVGEKLGIPTVTALYPENPGAEMYKKGTYVVEAADSARGMGKAVPAMAALLLKQMKGEPIGTPEEEGYIEKGVRINMFYEKVGAERAIDMLIKKLKGEPFKTEYKLPVFDRVDPRPAIKDMAHSKIALVTSGGIVPFGNPDHIAASSAQNYGEYDIAGVMDLKEGEYQTAHGGYDQTYANQDSDRVLPVDVLRDLEKEGRIGSLHNLFYTTVGNGTAVANSKKFGVEIGNKLKEAGVDAVILTSTUGTCTRCGATLVKAIEETADVPVVHMATIVPISLSVGANRIIPTVAIPHPLGDPNMSPEDEKALRRHLVDKALVALETEVSEQTVFKDED
- the hypD gene encoding hydrogenase formation protein HypD; protein product: MSSDRAKLLSSALKRLTKRPTTIMEVCGTHTVSIFRQGLRSLFPEDLKLISGPGCPVCVTPQGEIDGAVELATRKNVVMATYGDMMRVPGSNGTLGELRGSGSDVRVVLSAMETLRMAEEMPHKEIVFLAVGFETTAPATAALMIEARKRKLENLSVLCLHKRVPPALEVLSKADGNRVDGFLLPGHVAVILGHEPFKFIPEKHGIACTVAGFEADEIMLALVDLLEQIGENRPSLTSRYEKAVRPEGNVKAVDLMDRVFDTSTSAWRGIGPIDASGMSIKEEYSLWDGSRKFDVAVRNVPEPKGCRCGEILSGTITPKECPLFGTGCTPVNPIGPCMVSSEGTCSAWYRYGRKGDLKWES
- the grdA gene encoding glycine/sarcosine/betaine reductase complex selenoprotein A, coding for MGKLAGKKLILLGERDGVPAPAMEACFKNSGAEVIFSVTECFVUTAAGAMDLQNQQRVKDAAEKYNPEDIVVVLGSSDAEGAEIYAETVCNGDPTYAGPLAGVQLGLAVYDIFDQEIREEADPEEWENQISMMEMVLEPEALAEAVKGMREQYSKYSL
- the rny gene encoding ribonuclease Y; this translates as MESTMILGIAAGLVFGVVGGLLISRSLGGKHLANAQRQADQLLKKAVKDGEHRKREMLSEVKEEIFGMKQETENEIKERRGELQRSERRLEQKEENLERKLDKVGRREEDLKNKLDSVEKRLQDIESLKQDQLVKLEEVAQLNRDEARDILMRDVEEKAQHSLGLLIKDLEEKARREASRKAREVVVTAIQRCAVEYSSDVSVSVVNLPSDEMKGRIIGREGRNIRAFETETGVDLIVDDTPEAVTISCFDPVRREIARLALERLVTDGRIHPARIEELIQKATEEVEESIMEAGDQCLLDLGVKHMHTDLIRLIGSLRYRYSYGQNALRHSMEVAHISGIIAAELGADEELARRAGLLHDIGKAVDHKIEGPHAVIGADLAKRYNESPEIINAIGSHHEDMEVQSIYDVIVAAADAISAARPGARRESLDAYVKRLEKLETLAKSFKGVSKAFAIQAGREVRVMVAPNVSDEGVIAKLAFDIAKKIEEEMKYPGQIKVTAIKEFRSVEYAK
- a CDS encoding thioredoxin family protein, which translates into the protein MIELDKDTFDAEVKESDLPVVVDFWGPKCTHCLALMPGVEKLAEEFDGKVKFCKVNIQGNRRVAIAHKVMGLPAFLFWNGGEEKARMSGDAVTIDQIKAEIEKLL
- a CDS encoding glycine/sarcosine/betaine reductase component B subunit: MKLELHKVKVNKLVFGEKTSVKDGVLTINKQEMIDMLSGIEGVADLDLDLAHPGENVRILPVKDAIEPRCKIEGTNEVFPGWIGDVDPVGEGKTLVLDGAVVLTTGRLVAPQEGIVDMSGPGADYTPFSKTNNLVVVITPDEGVELHAREAACREVGLKSAHYLAKCCKDAVADNVETYDFPAFTESMKAHEDLPKVAYVYMLQTQGLLHDTWVYGVDAKKIIPTMISPTEVMDGAIISGNCVSACDKNNTYVHLNNPVIKNLYAHHGKDFNFVGVIITNENVTLADKKRSSSYAIKLAKMMGVDAVVISEEGFGNPDADLVMNCWKAERAGIKTVLITDEYAGRDGASQSLADSCPEGDACVTAGNANQLVMLPPMEKVIGELPVADVIAGGFFGTLQEDGSLEVEIQAILGATNELGFNKIGAYTI
- a CDS encoding GrdX family protein, which codes for MVFITNNPAFSSLHQEGLELIFLDGSAYDVVVAARDRIHLGWTLLNHPLYGNFRPYHQPFRSMFLRAPMDQSRPVVDETSLSLVEKAIEVYLSCSDRWLIPNETPEVMYRDCSVLDYDLMKETLYKEGVLR
- a CDS encoding TIGR00282 family metallophosphoesterase; this encodes MRILFIGDMVGKPGRRMVSESLPYLRAKEGPFDFVLANGENAAAGRGLTAKVAEELFDMGIDGLTSGNHIWDKKEFIPLLDEESRVVRPANYPPGCPGSGVMVLRKGGLSLGVINLQGRVFMPPIDCPFRKVDELLSDVDGIPVFVDLHAEATSEKKVMGAYLDGRVSVLVGTHTHVQTADEEVLPRGTAYISDVGMTGSFSSAIGMTIESVMPKFLTGLPSRFEVATEDLRLNGVVVDVDYETGIALDIRRVSVKWEEWL
- the hypE gene encoding hydrogenase expression/formation protein HypE, which produces MGKLNLGQGSGGRLTSELIGKFKAQFDDVNVQRDLEDCTMISPEWAVTIDGFTVSPMDFPGGNIGKLAICGGTNDLAVRGIEPKFVTLSVIAEEGLNEEELLRYGRSAASVCHELEVKLAAGDTKVVPRGTVDGLFLTVASMGQPLAKPLGMERIKPGDRLAVTTSIGRHGATIGSIRFDLNVEGLSSDCAPLWPLVKPLAVLPGVRAMRDCTRGGLGTTLCEWAEGTGLGIEVDESSIPIDEGVSSVCDILGFDPLHLACEGCALIAYSPDDEDRIIEILRSHPSGIQATSIGTVVEGHPSMVGMKTEAGGMRVVDMPVGELLPRIC